The proteins below come from a single Geobacillus thermoleovorans genomic window:
- the asnB gene encoding asparagine synthase (glutamine-hydrolyzing) has product MCGITGWVHFGRNLRRERTVIDSMTETLAKRGPDDTNTWLDTHVAFGHKRLVVVDPAGGKQPMVRQKNGHRYTIVYNGELYNTEDIRKELLRQGYRFDGHSDTEVLLAAYMEWKEKCVDWLNGIFAFAVWDGERELLFMARDRLGVKPLFYREDGGGLLFGSEVKAILAHPDVKAEVNYEGLAEVFGLGPSRTPGHGVFDGIRELRPAHALTFSRSGLRIWRYWNVESDVHRDSFEETVEKLRFLLTDAVTRQLVSDVPVCTFLSGGVDSSAITGIAANAFAADGKGPLHTYSIDYEGNDQYFKANDFQPNTDAPFIEQVSNKFQTVHHRCVITQEELFRHLHEAVIVRDVPGMADVDSSLLWFCKQIRKRFVVSLSGECADEIFGGYPWFHRPDDLSRKGFPWMRSVDARMGLLKDEWRQKLRLDDYVQMRYEQTLAEVPRLEGESAEEAKRRELFYLNMIWFMTTLLDRKDRMSMGASLEVRVPFADHRIVEYVWNIPWDMKMYGGREKGLLRKALEGLLPEEVLYRKKSPYPKTHHPLYTKLVKQWLEQLLYDRSSVLHEFFDREKLLALIETEGKSFQVPWFGQLMTGPQLLAYLGQVHVWFDHYGIRIKE; this is encoded by the coding sequence ATGTGTGGCATTACTGGCTGGGTCCATTTCGGGCGCAATTTGCGCCGCGAGCGGACGGTCATTGACAGCATGACAGAGACGCTCGCCAAACGTGGACCGGATGATACAAATACGTGGCTGGACACTCATGTCGCCTTCGGCCATAAACGGCTTGTCGTCGTGGATCCGGCTGGCGGCAAACAACCGATGGTCCGGCAAAAAAACGGACATCGTTATACGATCGTCTATAACGGCGAGCTGTATAATACGGAAGACATTCGCAAGGAACTGTTGCGCCAAGGCTATCGATTTGATGGTCATTCCGATACAGAAGTGTTGCTTGCCGCATATATGGAATGGAAGGAGAAATGCGTCGATTGGCTCAACGGCATTTTTGCCTTCGCCGTTTGGGATGGGGAGCGCGAGCTGTTATTTATGGCGCGCGACCGTCTCGGAGTAAAACCTTTGTTTTATCGAGAAGATGGCGGGGGGCTGCTGTTCGGCTCGGAAGTGAAAGCCATTTTGGCCCATCCCGATGTAAAGGCAGAAGTCAATTATGAAGGACTCGCCGAAGTGTTCGGCCTCGGACCGTCGCGCACACCGGGGCACGGTGTGTTTGACGGCATTCGAGAGCTGCGCCCGGCACATGCGCTCACGTTCTCTCGCAGCGGGCTTCGCATTTGGCGGTATTGGAATGTCGAAAGCGACGTCCACCGCGATTCGTTCGAGGAAACGGTCGAAAAGCTGCGCTTTCTATTGACGGATGCGGTCACGCGCCAACTCGTTTCCGATGTGCCGGTCTGCACATTTCTATCCGGTGGAGTCGATTCAAGCGCCATTACAGGGATTGCCGCCAATGCTTTCGCGGCAGATGGAAAAGGGCCGCTGCACACCTACTCGATCGATTATGAAGGAAACGACCAGTATTTCAAAGCCAACGATTTTCAACCAAACACGGATGCGCCATTTATCGAACAGGTGTCAAACAAATTTCAAACGGTTCATCATCGCTGCGTGATCACGCAAGAAGAACTGTTCCGCCATTTGCATGAAGCCGTCATCGTCCGCGACGTTCCGGGCATGGCCGATGTCGATTCTTCGCTTCTTTGGTTTTGCAAACAAATTCGCAAACGGTTTGTCGTCAGCTTATCAGGGGAGTGCGCCGATGAAATTTTCGGCGGCTATCCATGGTTTCATCGGCCGGACGATTTGTCTCGGAAAGGATTTCCGTGGATGCGTTCGGTCGACGCGCGCATGGGTCTATTAAAAGATGAGTGGCGGCAAAAGCTTCGCCTTGACGACTATGTGCAAATGCGTTATGAACAAACGCTTGCTGAAGTGCCGCGTCTCGAGGGGGAAAGCGCCGAGGAGGCGAAGCGGCGTGAGCTGTTTTACTTAAATATGATTTGGTTTATGACGACACTGCTTGACCGGAAAGACCGGATGAGCATGGGAGCAAGCTTGGAAGTGCGTGTGCCGTTCGCTGACCATCGCATTGTCGAATACGTTTGGAACATTCCGTGGGATATGAAAATGTACGGCGGCCGAGAAAAAGGCCTTTTGCGAAAAGCGCTCGAGGGCTTGCTTCCCGAAGAGGTGCTCTACCGGAAAAAAAGCCCATATCCGAAAACGCACCATCCTCTATATACGAAACTTGTCAAGCAATGGCTTGAGCAGTTGCTCTATGACCGCTCTTCGGTTTTGCACGAGTTTTTCGACCGGGAAAAATTGCTGGCGCTCATTGAAACAGAAGGGAAGTCGTTCCAAGTGCCGTGGTTTGGGCAGCTCATGACCGGTCCGCAGTTGCTCGCTTACCTTGGCCAAGTGCACGTTTGGTTTGATCATTACGGCATTCGCATTAAAGAATAA
- a CDS encoding MATE family efflux transporter produces the protein MSREAKTRSLFSLTWPIFIETLLYMVMGNADTLMLSQYSDHAVAAVGVANQIIALTIVLFNFVALATAVLVAQYLGARREQEAVDVSLVSLVANLLFGLLLSAILATFSEPILRMMDLPAELLYEGTHYLAIVGGFLFIQALMMTVGAILKSYGFTRDTMYVAVGMNVLHVISNAALIFGLFGLPALGIQGAAISTAASRGMAFLALLALLRKRTNIPLAPRAFRRLPFHYLRSLLKIGVPAAGEHLSYNTAQMVITYFITWLGAEALTVRVYTQNIMMFVFLFGIAVSQGTQILVGHFVGAGRYEEAYARCLKSLYSAIVISVLLAAAAYWFAEPLLSLFTDDRSMIVLGRKLLLLTIILEPGRSFNLVIISSLRAAGDVQFPVYMGILSMWGVGVTIAYVFGITLGFGLVGIWLSFIADEWLRGLLMLWRWRSGVWMKKTMVPQAKMA, from the coding sequence ATGAGCCGTGAGGCCAAAACGCGGTCACTGTTTTCCTTGACGTGGCCAATTTTTATTGAAACGCTGCTCTATATGGTGATGGGCAACGCCGATACACTGATGCTCAGCCAGTATTCAGATCACGCGGTTGCTGCCGTCGGGGTGGCGAACCAAATCATCGCTTTAACGATCGTGCTGTTCAACTTCGTCGCTTTAGCGACAGCAGTGCTTGTTGCTCAATATTTAGGCGCCCGCCGAGAGCAAGAAGCCGTTGACGTATCGCTTGTATCCCTCGTGGCCAATTTGTTGTTCGGATTGTTGTTAAGCGCCATTCTCGCCACATTCAGCGAGCCGATTTTGCGAATGATGGATTTGCCCGCCGAGCTGCTCTATGAAGGAACCCATTATTTGGCGATTGTCGGTGGATTTTTGTTCATCCAAGCCCTGATGATGACGGTCGGTGCCATTTTGAAAAGCTATGGCTTCACCCGTGACACGATGTATGTGGCGGTTGGCATGAACGTTTTGCACGTCATCAGCAACGCGGCCCTCATTTTTGGCTTGTTTGGCCTGCCCGCCCTCGGCATCCAAGGGGCTGCTATATCGACCGCCGCCAGCCGTGGCATGGCCTTTCTCGCACTTCTTGCTTTGTTGCGCAAACGAACAAACATTCCGCTCGCACCAAGGGCGTTTCGCCGCCTTCCATTTCACTATTTGCGCTCACTGCTGAAAATCGGTGTTCCGGCAGCCGGGGAACATCTTTCGTACAATACGGCGCAAATGGTCATTACGTATTTCATTACATGGCTTGGCGCTGAGGCATTGACCGTCCGTGTATACACGCAAAACATTATGATGTTTGTGTTTTTATTCGGCATCGCCGTCAGCCAAGGAACGCAAATTCTCGTCGGCCACTTCGTCGGGGCCGGGCGATACGAGGAAGCCTACGCCCGCTGCTTGAAAAGTTTGTACAGCGCCATCGTCATCTCAGTGCTGCTGGCCGCAGCCGCCTATTGGTTTGCCGAACCGTTGCTGTCGCTCTTTACCGATGACCGCTCAATGATTGTTCTTGGCCGCAAACTGTTGCTGTTAACGATCATCCTTGAACCGGGGCGCTCATTTAATTTAGTGATTATCAGCTCGCTTCGTGCCGCTGGCGATGTGCAATTCCCTGTCTATATGGGCATTTTGTCGATGTGGGGCGTCGGCGTGACCATTGCTTACGTATTTGGCATCACCCTCGGATTTGGCCTCGTCGGCATTTGGCTGTCGTTCATCGCCGACGAATGGCTGCGCGGACTGTTGATGCTTTGGCGCTGGCGGTCGGGCGTCTGGATGAAAAAAACGATGGTGCCACAAGCAAAAATGGCGTAG
- a CDS encoding helix-turn-helix transcriptional regulator: MDTVTFSMPPLPVFIKGAESVFSAGKRHVRRTFSVFDLLYVKQGCLYITENGREFAVGSGHYLLLIPGREHYGHRPCEERTELVWLHFLLPDFAVVSDCGVSRQIVIEKEATYTEPIQYRLSIRQYGEVKQRERVEQLLSQIVEQNIRRDIDQPLRQLLLFIEFLWHLQKQELSVPSASEQISAAVVAYIEKHFSEPITLDMLAQELRFHPDYITRCMQKTMGMGFSRYLAHYRLSKAKQWLAETNETIEAIAKRVGIDDGAYFSRLFKKVEGITPTEYRRMARRT, from the coding sequence ATGGATACGGTCACATTTTCCATGCCGCCGCTGCCGGTGTTCATCAAAGGGGCGGAAAGTGTGTTTTCAGCCGGAAAGCGACATGTTCGTCGAACGTTTTCGGTCTTCGATTTGCTTTATGTGAAACAAGGATGCTTATATATAACAGAAAACGGGCGCGAGTTTGCGGTTGGCAGTGGCCACTATTTGTTGTTGATCCCGGGGAGGGAGCATTACGGACACCGCCCATGCGAAGAACGGACGGAGCTGGTTTGGCTTCATTTTTTGCTGCCAGACTTTGCGGTCGTTTCCGATTGCGGTGTCAGCCGGCAGATAGTGATCGAAAAGGAGGCGACATACACCGAGCCGATCCAATACCGACTCTCCATCCGTCAATATGGCGAAGTAAAGCAGCGCGAGCGGGTGGAACAGCTGCTAAGTCAAATCGTGGAACAAAACATTCGGCGGGATATCGATCAGCCGCTCCGGCAGCTGCTGCTGTTCATCGAATTCCTTTGGCATTTGCAAAAACAAGAGCTTTCCGTCCCGAGCGCGTCTGAACAGATCAGCGCCGCGGTGGTTGCGTATATCGAGAAACATTTCAGCGAGCCCATTACACTGGACATGCTCGCGCAGGAGCTCCGATTCCACCCGGACTACATCACCCGCTGCATGCAAAAAACGATGGGCATGGGATTTAGCCGCTACTTGGCGCATTATCGGCTGTCAAAGGCAAAGCAATGGTTGGCGGAGACGAACGAGACGATCGAGGCGATCGCCAAGCGGGTTGGCATTGACGATGGCGCCTACTTTTCGCGCCTGTTTAAAAAGGTGGAAGGAATCACGCCGACCGAATATCGGCGCATGGCGCGGCGCACCTGA
- a CDS encoding alpha-glycosidase, which produces MRKEAIHHRSTDNFAYAYDSETLHLRLQTKKNDVDHVELLFGDPYEWHDGAWQFQTMPMRKTGSDGLFDYWLAEVKPPYRRLRYGFVLRAGGEKLVYTEKGFYHEAPSDDTAYYFCFPFLHRVDLFQAPDWVKDTVWYQIFPERFANGNPAISPKGARPWGSEDPTPTSFFGGDLQGIIDHLDYLADLGITGIYLTPIFRAPSNHKYDTADYFEIDPHFGDKETLKTLVKRCHEKGIRVMLDAVFNHCGYEFGPFQDVLKNGAASRYKDWFHIREFPLQTEPRPNYDTFAFVPQMPKLNTAHPEVKRYLLDVATYWIREFDIDGWRLDVANEIDHQFWREFRQAVKALKPDVYILGEIWHDAMPWLRGDQFDAVMNYPLADAALRFFAKEDMSASEFADRLMHVLHSYPKQVNEAAFNLLGSHDTPRLLTVCGGDVRKVKLLFLFQLTFTGSPCIYYGDEIGMTGGNDPECRKCMVWDPEKQNKELYEHVKQLIALRKQYRALRRGDVAFLTADDEVNHLVYAKTDGNETVMIIINRSNEAAEIPMPIDARGKWLVNLLTGERFAAEAETLCVSLPPYGFVLYAVESW; this is translated from the coding sequence ATGAGGAAAGAAGCCATCCACCACCGCTCAACCGACAATTTCGCTTACGCTTATGACAGCGAGACGCTCCATCTCCGGCTTCAAACAAAGAAAAATGATGTCGACCACGTCGAGCTGCTTTTTGGCGACCCGTACGAATGGCACGATGGCGCCTGGCAGTTTCAAACGATGCCGATGCGGAAAACGGGGAGCGACGGGTTGTTTGACTATTGGCTCGCCGAAGTCAAACCGCCATATCGACGGCTGCGCTATGGGTTTGTGCTTCGAGCTGGGGGCGAGAAACTGGTCTATACGGAAAAAGGATTTTACCATGAAGCTCCGAGCGACGACACCGCTTACTACTTTTGCTTCCCCTTTCTTCATCGGGTCGACCTATTCCAAGCGCCGGACTGGGTAAAAGACACAGTATGGTATCAAATTTTCCCCGAGCGGTTCGCCAACGGCAACCCGGCCATCAGTCCGAAAGGGGCGCGGCCGTGGGGAAGCGAGGACCCGACGCCGACGAGCTTTTTCGGCGGCGACTTGCAAGGAATCATCGATCACCTTGACTATTTGGCTGATCTCGGTATTACCGGCATTTACTTGACGCCGATTTTCCGCGCACCGTCCAATCATAAATACGACACCGCTGATTATTTTGAAATCGACCCGCACTTTGGGGACAAAGAGACATTGAAAACACTTGTCAAACGCTGCCATGAAAAAGGAATCCGCGTCATGCTCGATGCGGTCTTCAATCATTGCGGCTATGAGTTTGGCCCGTTTCAAGATGTGTTAAAAAACGGCGCAGCGTCTAGGTATAAAGATTGGTTCCATATTCGCGAGTTTCCGCTCCAAACGGAGCCGCGCCCGAATTACGACACGTTTGCGTTCGTGCCGCAAATGCCCAAGCTCAACACCGCCCATCCGGAAGTGAAGCGCTACTTGCTTGATGTCGCGACGTACTGGATTCGCGAGTTTGATATTGACGGCTGGCGGCTCGATGTGGCAAACGAAATCGATCACCAATTTTGGCGCGAATTCCGTCAGGCGGTGAAGGCGCTAAAGCCCGATGTGTACATTCTCGGCGAGATTTGGCATGATGCCATGCCTTGGCTGCGCGGCGACCAGTTTGACGCCGTCATGAACTACCCGTTGGCGGACGCGGCGCTCCGCTTTTTCGCCAAAGAAGACATGAGCGCCAGCGAGTTTGCCGACCGATTGATGCATGTGCTTCATTCCTATCCAAAACAGGTCAACGAAGCGGCGTTTAACTTGCTTGGCAGCCATGATACACCAAGGCTGCTCACTGTTTGCGGCGGCGACGTCCGCAAAGTGAAGTTGTTGTTTTTGTTCCAGCTCACGTTCACTGGTTCGCCGTGTATTTACTATGGCGATGAGATCGGCATGACGGGTGGAAACGATCCGGAATGCCGGAAATGTATGGTGTGGGATCCAGAGAAGCAAAACAAAGAACTGTATGAACATGTCAAGCAACTGATCGCTCTTCGCAAGCAATATCGGGCGCTTCGACGCGGCGATGTCGCTTTTCTCACCGCCGATGATGAAGTGAACCATCTTGTTTATGCAAAAACGGATGGCAATGAAACGGTCATGATCATCATCAACCGGAGCAACGAAGCAGCAGAAATTCCCATGCCGATCGATGCGCGTGGAAAATGGCTGGTCAACCTTCTGACAGGGGAGCGGTTCGCTGCAGAGGCGGAAACACTTTGCGTCTCCTTGCCGCCGTACGGGTTTGTGCTTTACGCGGTCGAAAGCTGGTAA